CCTTGCCCCGCATGTCGACCTGTGGCCGTAAACTCCACTGGTCACCTTCGCGGACCAACTCGTGAGCAAAGGCCCCTGCATCGACCGGGCCGGATGCCAGATCGAACGTCGCATCACCACTGCCGATTCCGACCACCGGCCCCTGTGGCTCATGGCCAGAACTTGCCAGGTGCAAGGCAAAGCTGCCGCTGGCATGACTGTCTATCTGCAAGCGGCTATGGTCGAGCCAGAACGTACCCTCTCCTTGCAAGGTGTCGGCTCGCAAAATACTGCCTGACTGCACGACTACCGAACCCTGGCGCAAGTCGAGAGCGCCGACCTGAGCGTCCGCTACCGTCTCCCACCTGGACTGCGCGCCAATCTGCAACTGCTGGACATTATGTAGCTGGCCTCGTAACTGCGCCGCATTGTCCAGGGTGATATCAGCACTGGCACCCTGCTCGACGCGGATGTCGCCTTCCAGGCGACTGTTGCTCACGTGAAGCAAGGCCTCGCCGCCCTTGATGACCTCAAGCAGCACGCCGTTGGCGCCTTTGAGTTGGCCTCCGTCGGCCACCCGGATGTCCACCTGTGCGTCACGAACCACTACCGCACTACCCTGCTGCCCCTCGATCAGACTGGCTTGAACAACGACCTGATTGGGCAGATCCTTTTGCCAGAACTCCGGTGTACCGACTTCCATGCCGACGCCCCCCGACACCACGGTCCCTTCATGCAACGCAAGTGTTCCGCCCTTGAGTACCACACCTGCTCTGTCACCGTGGATGCGCGAACTGCGCGCGTGCAGATCAGCCGAGTCCAACTCCACCCCAGTGGTGGCACCGCGCACACTGCTGCCGCTCAAGATTGCCGTAGACGTCAAAGTGTCATCGCCCATCGTTCCAAGGGCCATACCGATGGAGCCGGTGCTGACTACCGTGGCATTGGTCAGGTTGACCGCACCGTCCACGATGCTGATTGCAGCCCTGTCGGTCGAACTCACCTTGGCTCCCTCGACGTTGACCTGACCGCCGTCGAATCCAGTGATACGCCCGGTCTCGGCGCCCGGGCGCACGTCAAGACGCGCTCCGCTGCCCAGGTGCCAATCCTCGACAGGGTCTCCAGGGGAGACCAGCGCAAACTCGCCAGGCCCCAAGTCCGCGGCATTGGCAGCCAGACTTGCGCCCAAGGTGAACGTCAGGGTTGCCGCCAGCGGATGGCGCCGCAGTAAAATCAGTGATCCAGTCATGGAAATGCCTCTCAGGATATTGGCTCGAGAGGCGGACGTTACGTTGGAGCAAAAGGAAGATCGGTCAGACAGTTCCGTATTGAACGTGAGAAGCGAGTTGTTCGCATTAACCGTTCGAAGTAACGCCGGGTAAGACTTGGTCGGTCGTCGCTAGAAACGAAGCTCCCCAGGCGTCGCACCGAACAGTTGCTTGAACGCCGCGATATAGGCCGATGTCGAGTCATACCCGCAGCCTAGTGCTGCATCGGTCACGCTCTCCCCCGCCTCCAGCAACGCCAGCGATGACAACAGCCGCATGCGCTGGCGCCAGTTACGGAAGCTCAGCCCCGTTTCGCGCTGGAACAGGCGCATCAGGGTCTTCTCCGAGCAGCCCAACTGCAGCGCCCATTGCTGCAGGGTCTGTGCCTGGTCTGGCGCGGCAATCAACTGATTGCACAGTGCGAGCAACCCGGCATGGCGCGGCAGCGGCAGCGAAAACCCCACCTGCGGCAACGCCTGCAACTGGTCGAGCAAGACGGCTACCAGGCGCGCCTCGGCGCTGTCGCCTTCGGGATACGACGCGGGCATCTGGCAGAACTGCTTGATCAGCTCCCGCGCCAGCGGAGTCACTTCGAGTACCCGGCATTCGTCGGCAGCCCAGGTACAGGCATCGCGACGCACATACAGGCTGCGCATCTCGGCCTGCATCGAGGTCACCACTTCGTGTTCGAGACCGGCCGGGATCCATACCCCCCACTGCGGTGGCGCGAAGTAGCTGCCACCGCTGGTGTAGACCCCCAGCACACCGCTGATCGCGTAGGAAAACTGCACCCAATCGTGCCGGTGGCGGGTGGTCCAGGAACCCGCGCCGAGGCTTTCGGCACGGGCGTAGAGTGGCCTGGGCAGTTGCTCGAGGTCGGGGATGGCGCGGGGGGCGGAAATCTGTCCGAGGGTCTGCATGGCACTGTTTATTGTCGTGGGTCCGACAAGGTTAACACCTCAACGCTCGACGATCGCGGTCACCCCCTGCCCGCTCGCCGCGCAGATCGAGATCAAACCGCGCCCCTTGCCCGCCGTGGCCAGCAGCTTGGCCATGTTGGCCAGAATGCGCCCGCCGGTGGCGGCGAACGGGTGCCCTGCCGCAAGCGAGCTGCCCTTGACGTTGAGTTTGCTGCGATCAATCGAGCCTAGCGCGCCCTCCAGCCCCAGTGTCTCGCGACAGTAGCGCTCGTCCTCCCAGGCCTTGAGCGTGCACAGCACCTGGGCCGCGAAGGCCTCGTGGATTTCGTAGTAGTCGAAGTCCTGCAGGCTCAGGCCATTGCGCGCCAGCAGCCGCGGCACGGCATGAACCGGCGCCATCAGCAGCCCCTCCTGGCCTTTGACGAAGTCCACCGCCGCGGTCTCGCCATCGACTAGATAGGCGAGTACGGGCAACCCGCGCGCCTCGGCCCAGGCCTCGCTGCTAAGCAACACCAGCGAGGCGCCATCGGTCAGCGGCGTGGAGTTTCCGGCAGTCAGGGTGCCTTGAGCGCCCTTGTCGAACACCGGTCTGAGCTTGGTCAACTGCTCAGGGGTGAGGTCCGGGCGCAGGTTATTGTCGCGGGTCAGGCCGAGGTAGGGCGTGAGCAGGTCGTCGTGCCAGCCTTCGGTGTAGGACGCAGCCAGATGGCGATGACTGAGCAGTGCCAGTTCGTCCTGTTCGGCACGGCCGATCTGCCAGGTCTGCGCCATGCGCTCGCAGTGCTCGCCCATCGACAGCCCAGTGCGTGGCTCGCCGTTGCGTGGAAACTCAGGTTTCAGGAAGCTCGGACGCACCTTCAGGAAGGGCTTCAGGCGCTCGCTCAACTGCTTGCCCCGGTTCGCCTGCAGCAAGACTCGGCGCAGCCCTTCATTGATGGCGATCGGCGCGTCCGAGGTGGTATCCACGCCGCCAGCAATACCACTGTCGATCTGCCCTAGAGCGATCTTGTTGGCCACCAGCAGCGCCGCCTCAAGGCCCGTGCCACAGGCTTGCTGGATATCGTAGGCAGGGGTTTGCGGCGACAGGCGTGAACCGAGCACACACTCGCGGGTCAGGTTCATGTCCCGCGAATGCTTGAGCACCGCCCCCGCCACCACCTCGCCCAGGCGCTGGCCATGCAGGCGGTAACGCTCCACCAGGCCTTCGAGAGTGGCAGTCAGCATCGCCTGGTTGCTGGCAGTGGCGTAGGCGCCATTGGAGCGGGCGAAGGGAATACGGTTGCCCCCCAGGATCGCGACCCGTCGAGGTGAATGCA
The Pseudomonas putida genome window above contains:
- a CDS encoding AraC family transcriptional regulator, whose amino-acid sequence is MQTLGQISAPRAIPDLEQLPRPLYARAESLGAGSWTTRHRHDWVQFSYAISGVLGVYTSGGSYFAPPQWGVWIPAGLEHEVVTSMQAEMRSLYVRRDACTWAADECRVLEVTPLARELIKQFCQMPASYPEGDSAEARLVAVLLDQLQALPQVGFSLPLPRHAGLLALCNQLIAAPDQAQTLQQWALQLGCSEKTLMRLFQRETGLSFRNWRQRMRLLSSLALLEAGESVTDAALGCGYDSTSAYIAAFKQLFGATPGELRF
- a CDS encoding acetyl-CoA C-acetyltransferase, with protein sequence MHSPRRVAILGGNRIPFARSNGAYATASNQAMLTATLEGLVERYRLHGQRLGEVVAGAVLKHSRDMNLTRECVLGSRLSPQTPAYDIQQACGTGLEAALLVANKIALGQIDSGIAGGVDTTSDAPIAINEGLRRVLLQANRGKQLSERLKPFLKVRPSFLKPEFPRNGEPRTGLSMGEHCERMAQTWQIGRAEQDELALLSHRHLAASYTEGWHDDLLTPYLGLTRDNNLRPDLTPEQLTKLRPVFDKGAQGTLTAGNSTPLTDGASLVLLSSEAWAEARGLPVLAYLVDGETAAVDFVKGQEGLLMAPVHAVPRLLARNGLSLQDFDYYEIHEAFAAQVLCTLKAWEDERYCRETLGLEGALGSIDRSKLNVKGSSLAAGHPFAATGGRILANMAKLLATAGKGRGLISICAASGQGVTAIVER
- a CDS encoding autotransporter outer membrane beta-barrel domain-containing protein, which encodes MTGSLILLRRHPLAATLTFTLGASLAANAADLGPGEFALVSPGDPVEDWHLGSGARLDVRPGAETGRITGFDGGQVNVEGAKVSSTDRAAISIVDGAVNLTNATVVSTGSIGMALGTMGDDTLTSTAILSGSSVRGATTGVELDSADLHARSSRIHGDRAGVVLKGGTLALHEGTVVSGGVGMEVGTPEFWQKDLPNQVVVQASLIEGQQGSAVVVRDAQVDIRVADGGQLKGANGVLLEVIKGGEALLHVSNSRLEGDIRVEQGASADITLDNAAQLRGQLHNVQQLQIGAQSRWETVADAQVGALDLRQGSVVVQSGSILRADTLQGEGTFWLDHSRLQIDSHASGSFALHLASSGHEPQGPVVGIGSGDATFDLASGPVDAGAFAHELVREGDQWSLRPQVDMRGKARLSNAGETAMAFDSSLEAASQVESRWVVGRIEKLRTNGGSAGLWMHTGTTGFDVDSAVGTRYTQRVGGFALGADTLLDDTWRVGAAVGLSHSAIGLQRGSSATLNSYFSALYAGWGDNSGYYADAALKLNLFDGTLDARAHDGRRVSGNRRQGGYGLTLETGRRLSLDQGWYVQPFVQLSAAIVQGQRSSLSNGLEVESSNQHLNMGALGIKGGRVIVLNNGLELSTHGRISVMDNLGGTRRVSLNGHELDNRFSSGRTEMALGVSSEVLSGWTISTEVEAARGRNVDQRYGINLGLSHSF